A genomic window from Candidatus Thiocaldithrix dubininis includes:
- a CDS encoding trypsin-like serine protease, producing the protein MKSIIRLIPAMGMSILASTVFADNKAAPVASDGSFVNVLESASISNAKTLGYNGNIKLNAADTGADITPLTSEKVKQLNKLDDPKNTKIESVLGSDSRFKVDPYESNSNNYQKLSRNTVFISFVNNNQAKMCTGWLISKDTVATAGHCVHGGGSTGKWNSSATVYPAYGATNSSVAPFGSCAARRFYSVGGWTGSGNSDYDYGAIKLNCSIGNTVGWYGFQNRSTVNGLPAIIYGYPGDKPTRDPWITADVVRSSTAKRLVYLNDTYGGMSGSPIFYDDGVGRYVIGIHTNGGGSNNSGVRIDKSVFDNLVAWGKAL; encoded by the coding sequence ATGAAAAGTATAATACGTCTTATACCTGCAATGGGTATGTCAATACTTGCGTCAACAGTATTTGCAGATAATAAAGCTGCGCCAGTTGCAAGCGATGGTTCGTTTGTGAATGTGTTGGAGAGTGCTTCGATTTCAAATGCTAAAACATTAGGATATAATGGTAATATTAAATTAAATGCAGCCGATACTGGTGCAGATATTACCCCGTTAACATCAGAAAAAGTTAAACAACTAAATAAACTAGATGATCCAAAAAATACTAAAATTGAATCTGTTTTAGGATCAGACAGTAGGTTTAAGGTTGACCCATATGAATCTAATAGTAATAACTATCAGAAATTATCTAGAAATACAGTCTTTATTAGCTTTGTAAATAATAACCAAGCTAAGATGTGTACAGGTTGGCTAATCAGTAAAGATACCGTTGCGACTGCTGGTCACTGTGTACACGGTGGTGGTTCAACGGGGAAATGGAATAGTTCTGCGACGGTTTATCCAGCGTATGGTGCAACAAATAGTTCTGTTGCACCTTTCGGTAGTTGTGCTGCTAGACGGTTTTATTCTGTGGGTGGTTGGACAGGTAGCGGAAATTCTGACTATGACTACGGTGCAATTAAACTAAATTGTAGTATTGGTAATACAGTAGGTTGGTATGGCTTTCAAAATCGCAGTACTGTAAATGGGTTACCTGCGATTATTTATGGATACCCGGGCGATAAACCGACCCGTGATCCGTGGATAACCGCTGATGTGGTGCGTTCTTCTACTGCAAAACGCTTGGTCTATTTAAATGATACTTACGGTGGTATGAGTGGATCGCCCATTTTCTATGATGATGGTGTCGGTCGGTATGTTATCGGCATTCATACAAACGGCGGTGGTTCTAATAATAGCGGCGTAAGAATTGACAAGTCGGTTTTCGATAATTTAGTTGCATGGGGTAAAGCGCTTTAA
- a CDS encoding arsenate reductase ArsC — translation MYSVLVLCTGNSCRSQMAEAILNHDLAGQVQAFSAGTKPQPNVAEGALQALQLASLPIEGLYPKDVDVFTKQPIDLVVTVCNNAQEACPVFVGAVKTLHLPFHDPHGEALESFIQVRDEIRARLVPAVKQALGL, via the coding sequence ATGTATAGCGTATTAGTGTTATGTACGGGCAATTCTTGCCGTTCGCAGATGGCTGAAGCGATTTTAAATCATGACCTTGCAGGGCAAGTGCAGGCGTTTTCCGCTGGTACAAAGCCACAACCCAACGTGGCCGAGGGTGCATTGCAGGCTTTGCAGTTAGCTTCGTTGCCGATTGAGGGTTTATATCCCAAAGATGTGGATGTCTTTACCAAGCAGCCGATTGATCTGGTTGTTACGGTTTGCAATAACGCGCAAGAGGCTTGTCCGGTATTTGTTGGTGCCGTTAAAACCCTGCATTTGCCGTTTCACGATCCACATGGCGAAGCCTTAGAAAGCTTTATACAAGTGCGGGATGAGATTCGTGCGCGTTTAGTGCCAGCCGTTAAACAAGCTTTGGGGTTGTAA